A single window of Coffea eugenioides isolate CCC68of chromosome 7, Ceug_1.0, whole genome shotgun sequence DNA harbors:
- the LOC113778179 gene encoding uncharacterized protein LOC113778179 isoform X1: MANHGGGVGAKFVSVNLNKSYGQPSNHNHQHYSGSYGQAAAGARARLGSGGGSGGMVVLSRSRISQKAAGPKLSVPPPLNLPSLRKEHERFDLSGSSSGTASGTGPGSGPRPTSSGMGWTKPVAVALPEKDGGDGDPQVEPTGHGIDGDSRVNSAYMPPSARASGIAVATSSASSSRPFPKAVDRAVVLRGEDFPSLQAVLPVLPGPGQKPQDNVNQKQKLVTSEESTDLQRDSFLLNSLVDMRPHGQASRHTSGNGAMENGGEGHGLGSSHLADQPRKEEYFPGPLPLVKLNPRSDWGDDERDTGHGITERSRDFGYSKTDRNSVVARTTAFNKDFGKDIKYMPPHVGDPLQDGGFSASEETTHLRRNGSHFVEARQQWNNIKESYNSRGSEWNTRERYGAEQSNRYRGDNFQNSNISKSMYASGGKMPPGTDPLLTSVRDKRVSSKTERSYFEDPFISSAGFDERDPFSGSLVGVIKRKKDVVKQTYLHDPVRESFEAELERVQKMQELERQRIIEEQERALEQARREEEERQRLIREEEERVRRLEEEAQEAAWRAEQERLEAIRRTEEQRIAREEEKKRILVEEERRKMAAKQKLLELEERMAKRQAEAVKSDSSVATTNLDDKFSAILKEKDISPSTDVETWEDSEKMVERITASASFESTVLNRPFDVSSRPYPTRDGSSGFLDRGKSLNSWRRDVFENGNTSSSQLLENEISHFSPRRDSFANSRAVPRKEFHGGAGYMSSSAHVRGGKESYADEFGYHKDQRWNFSGDADSLSRSMEMDSDFQDNPAEKYSDIGWVQNRFRGNTPPHPERPYPHSEADELYSYGRSRYSMRQPRVLPPPIAYTQRSSFRSMNDHPGPSGFLDDNHYSHAERSEPTRQTAYYGSHQDGLQQSELDIPKDDLTLQDQKSNKDITPRCDSQSSVSVSSPPNSPPHLSHDELDDSSDSPMASITAEGKNVSVSENESISLNDNSGQHLRMTASSSVSATEDEEWTLENNEDLQQQEEYDEDEDGYEEEDEVRAGDDENLDLTQEFEDLHLEEKDSHLMGNLVLGFDEGIEVEIPSDDFDRNFSNEERGFGISDSSIPIAGEEGLVDGVKGDEPSPEDVGGFSPVSVMVQETEITMQDSFLKPIEDPYTSIPDTTGLSAQQALSVSVDMPSSAGLTAVSIGSAPSQIDSPVKLQFGLFSGPSLIPSPVPAIQIGSIQMPLHLHTPIGAPLAHMHPSQPPMFQFGQLRYSSVSHGGPPIAPLSMPFVPPNVQTPYSVNQNAGGSLGIQPVQDTSAQNVVKNEVQSPAGIKQPSFVPGRKSEPNGNASSELSSGLVRQTVDSGALSQSANAKVLSGRDDKLKPELVGLAENRGQNDAVRKNRISSSKGTISEGQSQPIQPISESVSNEKNFGGIKAQGAVSGSKGRRFTYAVRNSSMRSSLPAADVSSSDTHGFQRRSRRTVQRTEFRVRENVERRQPNGSFSSNSLNPDDKPNYNGRSNAQFARSGSKRGTMSSKSLKQIVHSESLMSGNFISQDVESGKLVVKESGRDMSLRDQNFSLSGEASLKRNISEEDVDAPLQSGVVRVFKQPGIEAPSDEDDFIEVRSKRQMLNDRREQREKEIKAKFQPPRKPRVTRQTFVTTVGSTNSKKVSGSLAGESSTNVNSGFASSEGRVLAYKEASAALVSQPLAPIGTPAVKSEIQADKTSQNIKHHQTSSVSIVSVAGKDLGPAMIFESKNEVVDNVQSSMSTWDTARINQEVMALTQSQLEEAMKPPRFDTPIASVGGQCSSVSDPLLPSSSMPTKERSFSSAASPINSLLAGEKICFGAVTSPPVLPPSSRAPGSSRQDIQISQSLSVAENDCALFFKKDKQTDDSCVHLQDSEAEAEAAASAVAVAAISNDEVVGNGIGSVAISDSKSFGGADIDGMARDQQLVGQSRGEESLSVSLPADLSVETPPISLWPTLPSPQSSSSQMLSHFPGGPPSPFPFYEMNPILGGPIFAFGPHEESAGAQSQPQKSTSTSGPLGTWQQCHSTVDSFYGPPAGYTGPFISPPGGIPGVQGPPHMVVYNHFAPVGQFGQVGLSFMGPTYIPSGKHPDWKHNSSSSAAGMAENDMNNANITSGQRNAANMAGAIQHLAGSPIMPIASPLTMFDLSPFQSAPDIPVQARWSHVPASPLHSIPLSRPLQQVEGVPPPQFGHQHPIDQQLNVSFSESQTSTPSTSGPGFTVATEVNTAQFPDELCLVDSSRSATAGASTPNPVNQSSSNGAGAGADAGTAENLRTGGSNKSEGHTTSSSKARTSQQKNLSAQQSHSVGYNYQRGGSGPSGTSQRNSAGNEWSHRRMNFHGRNQTFGSDKGFSSSKMKQIYVAKQTSNGTPTPG, from the exons ATGGCCAATCATGGCGGAGGGGTCGGGGCAAAGTTTGTATCTGTTAATCTAAATAAGTCTTATGGGCAGCCTTCTAATCATAATCATCAACATTATAGTGGCTCTTATGGGCAGGCAGCTGCTGGGGCTCGGGCCAGGTTGGGAAGTGGTGGAGGGAGTGGGGGAATGGTGGTTCTGTCACGGTCGAGGATTTCACAGAAGGCTGCTGGGCCCAAATTATCTGTTCCACCCCCCTTGAATTTGCCCTCGTTGAGGAAGGAACATGAGAGGTTTGATTTGTCAGGATCAAGTAGCGGGACGGCTAGTGGTACTGGGCCTGGTAGTGGACCGAGGCCCACCTCGTCCGGCATGGGTTGGACCAAGCCTGTGGCGGTAGCTTTGCCAGAGAAAGATGGTGGTGATGGTGATCCGCAGGTTGAGCCTACTGGACATGGTATTGATGGTGACAGTAGAGTCAATAGTGCTTATATGCCACCTTCAGCTCGGGCTAGTGGTATTGCAGTTGCTACTTCAAGTGCTAGTTCTTCTAGACCTTTTCCTAAGGCAGTGGACAGAGCCGTGGTTTTGAGGGGTGAGGATTTTCCTTCTCTACAAGCTGTATTACCTGTATTACCTGGGCCTGGGCAGAAACCGCAGGATAATGTGAATCAGAAACAGAAACTAGTTACCTCTGAGGAGTCAACTGACCTACAGCGGGACAGTTTTCTTTTAAATTCACTTGTTGATATGCGTCCACATGGCCAGGCTTCACGTCATACAAGTGGAAATGGCGCCATGGAGAACGGTGGTGAGGGCCATGGGTTGGGTAGTTCGCACCTAGCTGATCAGCCTCGGAAAGAAGAGTACTTTCCTGGCCCCCTGCCATTAGTCAAGTTAAATCCAAGGTCCGATTGGGGTGATGATGAGCGTGATACAGGACATGGTATTACTGAACGAAGTAGAGATTTTGGGTATTCAAAAACTGATAGAAACAGTGTTGTGGCAAGAACAACTGCTTTTAACAAAGATTTTGGGAAAGATATCAAGTACATGCCACCACATGTTGGGGACCCCCTACAAGATGGTGGTTTTTCAGCAAGCGAGGAAACTACTCATTTAAGGAGGAATGGAAGCCATTTTGTGGAAGCGCGACAACAGTGGAACAACATAAAGGAATCATATAACAGCCGAGGGTCTGAATGGAATACACGGGAGCGCTATGGTGCTGAACAATCCAACAGATATAGGGGTGACAATTTCCAGAATAGCAACATCTCTAAATCTATGTATGCTTCGGGTGGAAAAATGCCTCCTGGGACTGATCCACTGCTGACTTCTGTAAGGGACAAACGTGTCTCTTCAAAAACTGAAAGATCATATTTTGAGGATCCTTTTATAAGTTCTGCAGGTTTTGATGAAAGGGATCCCTTCTCTGGTAGTCTTGTTGGAGTtattaaaaggaaaaaggatGTGGTCAAACAGACTTATTTGCATGACCCTGTTCGGGAATCATTCGAAGCTGAACTTGAAAGGGTTCAGAAGATGCAGGAACTTGAGAGGCAGCGGATTATTGAAGAACAAGAAAGAGCTTTGGAACAGGCTCGAAGAGAAGAGGAGGAGAGACAACGGCTTATTAGGGAAGAGGAAGAGCGCGTGCGAAGGCTGGAAGAGGAAGCACAGGAAGCTGCATGGAGGGCAGAACAGGAGCGTTTGGAGGCTATTCGAAGAACAGAAGAGCAGAGAATTGCcagagaagaagagaaaaagaggatTCTTGTGGAGGAGGAGAGGAGGAAGATGGCAGCTAAACAAAAGCTACTGGAATTGGAAGAAAGAATGGCCAAGAGGCAGGCTGAAGCTGTGAAATCTGATTCTTCTGTCGCTACTACGAACTTAGATGACAAATTTTCAGCAATACTGAAGGAAAAAGACATCTCCCCTTCTACAGATGTTGAAACATGGGAAGATAGTGAGAAAATGGTGGAAAGGATAACAGCATCAGCTTCTTTTGAGTCAACTGTTCTAAACAGGCCTTTTGACGTTAGTTCTAGGCCATATCCTACCAGAGATGGATCTTCGGGTTTTCTTGACAGAGGAAAGTCTTTGAACTCATGGAGAAGGGATGTGTTTGAAAATGGCAATACTTCTTCGTCACAGCTACTGGAAAATGAGATTAGTCACTTCAGTCCCAGGAGAGATTCATTTGCTAACTCGAGAGCGGTCCCTAGGAAAGAATTTCATGGAGGGGCAGGATATATGTCTTCTAGTGCTCATGTAAGAGGAGGGAAAGAATCTTATGCAGATGAATTTGGCTATCACAAAGACCAGAGATGGAACTTTTCAGGGGATGCAGACTCCTTGAGCAGAAGCATGGAGATGGATTCAGATTTTCAAGATAATCCTGCTGAGAAGTACAGTGATATTGGATGGGTTCAGAACCGTTTTCGAGGCAATACTCCTCCTCATCCAGAGAGGCCATATCCACATTCTGAGGCAGATGAGCTTTATTCTTATGGAAGGTCACGATATTCCATGAGACAACCTCGTGTCCTTCCTCCTCCAATTGCCTATACACAGAGGAGTTCTTTCAGGAGTATGAATGATCATCCTGGACCATCTGGATTCCTGGATGATAACCACTACAGCCATGCAGAAAGAAGTGAACCAACCAGGCAGACAGCGTATTATGGTAGTCATCAAGATGGCCTCCAGCAATCTGAACTAGATATCCCGAAAGATGATCTCACTCTTCAAGATCAGAAATCGAACAAGGATATAACTCCTAGGTGTGATTCACAATCTTCTGTATCTGTTTCGAGTCCTCCTAACTCTCCACCACATCTCTCCCATGATGAGTTGGATGATTCCAGTGATTCTCCCATGGCATCTATTACAGCGGAAGGGAAAAATGTTTCAGTGTCTGAGAATGAATCTATTAGCTTAAATGACAATTCAGGGCAGCATCTGAGGATGACTGCTTCCAGTTCCGTTTCTGCTACTGAAGATGAGGAATGGACTCTTGAGAATAACGAGGACCTGCAGCAGCAGGAAGAATATGATGAGGATGAAGATGGTTACGAGGAAGAGGATGAAGTGAGGGCAGGAGATGATGAGAATTTGGATTTGACCCAAGAATTTGAAGATTTACATTTAGAAGAGAAAGATTCTCATTTGATGGGCAACTTGGTTTTAGGCTTTGATGAAGGTATTGAGGTTGAGATACCAAGTGATGACTTTgacagaaatttcagcaatgagGAAAGAGGCTTTGGCATATCAGACTCCTCTATCCCTATTGCGGGAGAAGAGGGACTGGTTGATGGTGTAAAAGGTGATGAACCAAGCCCTGAAGATGTAGGTGGTTTTTCGCCAGTCTCAGTTATGGTCCAGGAAACTGAGATTACTATGCAAGATTCTTTTCTTAAACCTATTGAGGACCCATACACCTCAATACCAGATACAACTGGTCTTTCTGCTCAGCAAGCTTTATCTGTTTCAGTTGACATGCCATCTTCTGCTGGTCTAACAGCAGTTTCTATTGGATCTGCTCCAAGCCAAATTGATTCACCTGTTAAACTTCAGTTTGGGCTATTTTCTGGTCCTTCTCTCATACCATCTCCAGTTCCTGCCATACAGATTGGCTCGATACAGATGCCTTTGCATCTTCATACTCCTATAGGAGCACCTCTTGCTCATATGCATCCATCACAACCACCCATGTTCCAGTTTGGTCAGCTCAGATATTCATCTGTCTCCCATGGAGGCCCACCCATTGCCCCTCTATCAATGCCTTTTGTTCCGCCGAATGTGCAGACTCCTTATAGCGTGAATCAGAATGCAGGGGGTTCCTTGGGTATTCAACCAGTTCAGGACACTTCTGCTCAGAACGTGGTGAAAAATGAAGTACAATCTCCCGCTGGGATTAAGCAGCCTAGCTTTGTTCCTGGACGAAAAAGTGAACCTAATGGGAATGCATCATCTGAATTAAGTTCAGGTTTGGTCAGACAAACTGTGGATAGTGGTGCTCTTTCACAGAGTGCTAATGCAAAGGTTTTAAGTGGTCGTGATGACAAACTTAAACCAGAATTGGTTGGCCTAGCTGAGAATAGGGGGCAAAATGATGCTGTTAGAAAGAATCGTATTTCATCATCAAAGGGAACAATTTCTGAAGGTCAATCACAGCCAATCCAACCTATAAGTGAATCTGTTTCCAACGAGAAAAACTTTGGTGGCATTAAGGCTCAAGGTGCTGTGTCAGGTAGCAAGGGGCGAAGATTCACATATGCAGTTAGGAATTCCAGCATGAGATCATCTCTTCCAGCTGCTGACGTTTCTAGTTCAGATACACATGGTTTTCAGAGGAGATCTAGGAGGACTGTCCAACGAACTGAATTTCGAGTTCGGGAGAATGTTGAAAGGAGGCAACCAAATGGCTCATTTTCTTCTAATAGCTTAAATCCGGATGATAAACCAAATTACAATGGAAGATCTAATGCGCAGTTTGCAAGAAGTGGATCTAAGAGAGGGACCATGTCTAGTAAGTCGTTGAAGCAAATAGTTCATTCAGAGAGTTTGATGTCAGGTAATTTTATTTCCCAGGATGTTGAATCTGGGAAACTGGTTGTTAAAGAAAGTGGAAGAGACATGTCATTGAGGGATCAGAATTTCTCTCTGTCTGGAGAGGCAAGTTTGAAAAGAAACATTTCTGAGGAGGATGTTGATGCCCCCCTGCAAAGTGGGGTTGTTCGTGTTTTCAAACAACCTGGCATAGAAGCACCTAGTGACGAAGATGACTTCATTGAAGTGAGGTCGAAAAGGCAAATGCTGAATGATCGACGGGAacagagagaaaaagaaattaagGCAAAATTTCAG CCTCCACGTAAACCTAGAGTTACTAGGCAGACTTTTGTGACTACTGTGGGGTCAACCAACTCTAAGAAAGTTTCTGGATCACTGGCTGGAGAATCATCCACAAACGTGAACTCAGGTTTTGCATCCTCTGAAGGGCGAGTTTTGGCTTATAAGGAAGCATCTGCTGCCTTGGTGTCCCAGCCGCTGGCACCAATTGGCACACCTGCAGTAAAATCTGAGATACAGGCTGATAAAACATCCCAAAACATTAA GCATCATCAAACAAGCTCTGTCTCTATTGTATCTGTTGCTGGAAAAGACCTTGGCCCTGCTATGATATTTGAGAGCAAGAATGAGGTTGTTGATAATGTGCAATCTTCTATGAGTACTTGGGACACTGCACGAATTAATCAAGAG GTTATGGCCTTGACTCAAAGTCAACTTGAGGAGGCTATGAAGCCTCCCCGCTTTGACACCCCAATTGCTTCTGTTGGGGGCCAATGCAGCTCGGTCAGTGACCCCCTCTTGCCATCGTCTTCTATGCCGACAAAAGAAAGATCCTTTTCATCTGCTGCTAGTCCAATCAACTCCCTGCTTGCTGGAGAGAAGATTTGCTTTG GTGCTGTTACTTCCCCACCTGTCCTTCCTCCCAGTAGCCGGGCTCCTGGCTCCAGTAGACAAGATATTCAAATTTCCCAGAGTCTATCTGTAGCTGAGAATGACTGCGCTCTGTTCTTCAAAAAAGACAAACAGACTGATGACTCTTGTGTTCATCTACAAGATTCAGAGGCTGAAGCTGAAGCTGCTGCCTCTGCAGTTGCTGTTGCTGCTATCAGCAATGATGAGGTTGTTGGGAATGGAATAGGTTCTGTTGCTATTTCGGATTCCAAAAGCTTTGGTGGTGCAGATATTGATG gtatggCTCGTGATCAACAATTAGTGGGTCAATCTAGGGGAGAAGAATCTCTGAGTGTGTCTCTTCCTGCAGACCTTTCTGTCGAAACGCCTCCAATCTCCTTGTGGCCAACTTTACCAAGTCCCCAGAGTTCTTCAAGCCAGATGCTTTCTCATTTTCCGGGTGGCCCTCCATCGCCCTTTCCCTTCTACGAGATGAATCCTATTTTGGGTGGTCCTATCTTTGCTTTTGGTCCGCATGAAGAATCTGCTGGTGCCCAATCACAGCCTCAAAAGAGTACATCCACTTCGGGGCCTCTTGGGACATGGCAGCAGTGCCATTCCACTGTGGATTCATTCTATGGACCTCCGGCTGGATATACTGGTCCTTTCATTAGCCCGCCTGGAGGAATTCCTGGAGTTCAAGGGCCTCCACACATGGTGGTTTATAATCATTTTGCTCCAGTTGGACAATTTGGACAGGTAGGACTGAGTTTTATGGGTCCTACTTATATCCCTTCAGGAAAGCATCCTGATTGGAAGCACAATTCTTCATCGTCCGCAGCTGGTATGGCTGAGAATGATATGAATAATGCTAATATCACTTCTGGACAGAGGAATGCTGCCAACATGGCTGGAGCTATACAGCATCTTGCTGGTTCACCAATTATGCCCATTGCCTCACCTTTGACCATGTTCGATTTATCACCCTTCCAG TCAGCACCAGACATTCCCGTCCAAGCTCGCTGGTCTCATGTTCCTGCATCACCTCTTCATTCGATTCCTCTCTCGAGGCCATTGCAACAAGTGGAAGGTGTGCCACCACCTCAATTTGGACACCAACATCCAATTGATCAACAGCTGAATGTTAGCTTCTCCGAGTCTCAAACTTCAACTCCCTCTACTAGTGGCCCAGGTTTTACCGTTGCAACAGAGGTAAATACTGCACAATTTCCTGATGAACTATGTTTAGTAGACTCATCAAGATCCGCCACTGCTGGGGCATCTACACCAAATCCTGTCAATCAGAGCTCCTCCAACGGTGCTGGTGCTGGTGCTGATGCTGGCACTGCAGAGAATCTGCGAACTGGTGGTAGCAACAAAAGTGAAGGACACACCACTAGCAGTTCCAAGGCTAGGACATCCCAGCAGAAGAATTTGTCGGCGCAACAGAGTCATTCCGTGGGCTACAATTACCAAAGAGGAGGTAGTGGCCCTAGTGGGACCTCTCAGAGAAACAGTGCAGGGAATGAATGGTCCCACCGGAGAATGAATTTCCATGGGAGGAACCAGACTTTTGGTTCTGACAAGGGATTTTCCTCttccaaaatgaagcaaatCTATGTGGCTAAACAAACTTCAAATGGGACTCCAACCCCAGGATGA